CTACCAGCTACTAGCTACTGTTCTTCCCCTGTACCTTCGTGTTCTTTGTGGTGAGTCTTTTCCCCCGAATCGTTCCCACGCCTCCCGATAGTTCTCCCACTGCGCCCGGCTCCCCGGGATATGCGGCATCACGTACCCCACGTCGTACCGCGCCAGCTTCCCCCGCGGGATCACATACCACGCCTCCTCCGGCGCCACGTACACCACCACGAAATCCACTTCGTCTTTTCGATACCGATGCCGCCCCGACGCATTGGCCTTGAACCGATACATGTTCGCGGTCTTCCCCCACGACGATTTCAC
This genomic interval from Terriglobales bacterium contains the following:
- a CDS encoding group I intron-associated PD-(D/E)XK endonuclease — translated: MKKIERARPRWCPRLRHRRDKGDWAELVFVVKAIGLGFTVCRPYGDNHRFDFLVFAPGGPIHRVQVKSSWGKTANMYRFKANASGRHRYRKDEVDFVVVYVAPEEAWYVIPRGKLARYDVGYVMPHIPGSRAQWENYREAWERFGGKDSPQRTRRYRGRTVASSW